A region of Allocoleopsis franciscana PCC 7113 DNA encodes the following proteins:
- a CDS encoding dihydroorotate dehydrogenase-like protein, with product MNLTTTYMGLELRSPLVVGAAAPLTEDIDNIKRMEDAGAAAVVLHSLFEEQIEQEMLTIHHHLEQGTESYAESLTFFPEPEIFHVGPSLYLEHIRKAKERVNIPIIASLNGSTLGGWTNYARQIEQAGADALEINIYYIPTEIHLTGAAIEQQYLDILKAVKASVTIPVAVKLSPYFTNLANMAHQLTREGADALVLFNRFYQPDIDVEELEVRPNVLLSTPQAMRLPMRWIAILYRRIGADLAATGGIQKGVDVVRMLMAGAKVTMIVSSLLRHGINHLQEIEQELRHWMQEHDYSCVSELQGIMSQRSCPNPSEFERVQYMKAIQTYTPKPPVLAETAYVVYQQED from the coding sequence ATGAATTTAACCACAACTTATATGGGATTGGAATTGCGATCGCCCCTCGTGGTTGGTGCAGCCGCTCCTCTCACCGAAGATATCGATAATATCAAGCGAATGGAAGATGCTGGAGCTGCTGCCGTCGTCCTGCACTCACTCTTCGAGGAGCAAATTGAGCAGGAAATGTTGACAATCCACCACCATCTAGAACAGGGTACCGAAAGCTATGCTGAATCACTGACCTTCTTTCCTGAACCCGAAATTTTTCATGTAGGGCCTTCGCTTTATCTAGAGCATATTCGCAAAGCCAAAGAGAGAGTGAATATTCCTATTATTGCCAGTCTCAACGGCTCGACTTTAGGAGGTTGGACAAACTACGCCCGTCAAATTGAGCAAGCTGGAGCGGATGCACTGGAAATCAACATCTACTATATTCCTACCGAAATTCATCTAACCGGTGCAGCGATCGAGCAGCAATATTTGGATATTCTCAAGGCAGTGAAAGCAAGTGTGACAATTCCGGTTGCTGTGAAACTCAGCCCTTATTTCACCAATTTAGCGAATATGGCGCATCAGTTGACGAGGGAAGGAGCAGATGCGCTGGTGTTATTTAATCGCTTCTACCAGCCGGACATTGATGTGGAAGAATTGGAAGTGCGACCCAACGTTCTTCTGAGTACCCCTCAAGCGATGCGTTTGCCGATGCGGTGGATTGCCATCCTGTATAGGCGCATTGGTGCTGATTTAGCGGCAACTGGCGGCATTCAGAAAGGGGTTGATGTGGTGCGAATGCTCATGGCAGGAGCAAAAGTAACAATGATTGTGAGTTCTCTGCTGCGGCATGGAATTAACCATCTCCAGGAGATTGAACAGGAACTACGGCACTGGATGCAAGAACACGATTACAGCTGTGTCAGTGAACTACAAGGCATCATGAGCCAGCGTTCCTGCCCGAATCCTAGTGAGTTTGAACGGGTGCAATACATGAAAGCGATTCAAACCTACACACCTAAACCTCCTGTACTGGCTGAGACGGCTTATGTTGTTTATCAGCAGGAGGATTAG
- the nifJ gene encoding pyruvate:ferredoxin (flavodoxin) oxidoreductase, whose protein sequence is MPLKNFATIDGNEAVARVAYRLSEVIAIYPITPASPMGEWADAWASAAQPNLWGTVPSVVEMQSEAGAAGTVHGALQAGTLTTTFTASQGLLLMIPNLYKIAGELTPAVIHIAARSLAAQGLSIFGDHSDVMAVRGTGCGLLCSASVQEAQDLAAIATRATLESRIPFLHFFDGFRTSHEIQKVELLSDDDLRAFIPNELILAHRDRALTPDRPVIRGTAQNPDVYFQARETVNRFYNACPGIVQQAMDEFAQLTGRQYQLYEYHGDPAAEQVIILMGSGCETVHETVDYLNARGAKVGVLKVRLYRPFDGTRLVAALPESVKAIAVLDRAKEPGSTGEPLYLDVLSALVESNRQTIQVVGGRYGLSSKEFTPAMVKAVFDNLTVDQPLNHFTVGIYDDVTHTSLNYDPSFSIEPDNVVRAIFYGLGSDGTVGANKNSIKIIGEETDNYAQGYFVYDSKKSGSVTVSHLRFGPQLIRSIYLVDSANFVACHQWEFVEKFDLLGTAKPEAVFLLNSPYNSEETWRRLPERLRAQILEKQLKFYVINASQVAREVGMGRHINTVMQVCFFAIAGVLPREEAIARIKQSIRKTYGKKGETIVEMNLKAVDRTLDNLYEVEYQNYQQAAIPSQVGEAPSPVPDTAPAFVRDVLGKMMARQGDDLPVSALPIDGTYPSGTSKWEKRNIAQEIPVWDADVCVQCGKCVMMCPHAVIRSKVYEPEALENAPETFKSANAKDHDWTNLKFTIQVAAEDCTGCGLCVDICPAKNRAEPRKKAINMAPQLPLREQERENWDFFLNLPNPDRSKLKLHKIAQQQMQEPLFEFSGACAGCGETPYVKLVSQLFGDRMLVANATGCSSIYGGNLPTTPWTHNAEGRGPAWSNSLFEDNAEFGLGFRVAIDKQMEYARELLQELSSSMNGSSPIPVDLASAILNAEQKDEADIVEQRERVAILKQHLEEWCNQLEGDQNLKSKIQTLKSLADYLVKKSVWLIGGDGWAYDIGYGGLDHVIASGRNVNILVLDTEVYSNTGGQMSKATPRGAVAKFAAGGKPAPKKDLGLMAMTYGNVYVASVAMGARDEHTLKAFLEAESYNGPSLIIAYSHCVAHGIDMTTGMQQQKAVVESGRWLLYRYDPRRTERGENPLILDSRSPKISVEQAMYSENRFKMLTRTKPEDAKRLVELAQADVNTRWQMYQYLAAQHLGKPNGHHDGHTDAGATSSKQSEPSTAQ, encoded by the coding sequence ATGCCATTAAAAAATTTTGCCACCATAGACGGTAACGAAGCTGTTGCTCGCGTTGCCTACCGACTCAGTGAAGTTATCGCGATTTATCCCATTACACCAGCTTCACCGATGGGTGAATGGGCCGATGCATGGGCATCTGCCGCACAGCCCAACCTGTGGGGAACTGTTCCCTCTGTTGTGGAAATGCAAAGTGAGGCAGGCGCAGCCGGAACGGTTCATGGAGCATTGCAGGCTGGAACGTTAACTACAACGTTTACGGCTTCCCAAGGCTTGCTATTAATGATTCCCAATTTATACAAGATTGCGGGTGAACTAACGCCTGCGGTAATTCACATTGCCGCGCGATCGCTAGCAGCACAGGGACTTTCAATTTTTGGCGATCACAGTGATGTAATGGCAGTCCGAGGAACGGGTTGCGGGTTGCTTTGTTCAGCCTCGGTGCAAGAGGCGCAAGATTTGGCAGCGATCGCCACTCGTGCCACACTGGAATCTCGCATTCCCTTCCTCCACTTCTTCGATGGTTTCCGCACGTCCCACGAAATTCAAAAAGTGGAACTGCTATCGGATGACGATTTACGCGCTTTCATTCCGAATGAACTGATTTTGGCGCATCGCGATCGCGCCTTGACACCCGATCGCCCAGTGATTCGCGGTACAGCTCAAAATCCGGATGTTTATTTCCAAGCGCGAGAAACGGTTAACCGATTCTATAACGCCTGTCCTGGTATCGTACAGCAGGCGATGGATGAATTCGCACAACTCACAGGACGACAGTATCAACTCTACGAATACCACGGCGATCCAGCAGCGGAACAAGTCATTATATTGATGGGTTCGGGTTGTGAAACCGTGCATGAAACGGTAGATTACCTGAATGCTCGCGGTGCAAAAGTAGGAGTACTGAAAGTTCGGTTATACAGACCATTTGATGGTACTCGATTGGTTGCTGCACTGCCTGAAAGTGTGAAAGCGATCGCTGTACTTGATCGCGCCAAAGAACCAGGCAGTACGGGTGAACCCTTGTATCTCGATGTCCTGAGTGCGCTAGTTGAAAGCAACCGTCAGACGATTCAGGTAGTTGGAGGTCGCTACGGTTTATCGTCTAAAGAATTTACCCCAGCAATGGTGAAGGCTGTCTTTGATAATTTGACAGTTGACCAGCCACTCAATCATTTCACGGTTGGCATTTACGACGATGTTACTCATACGTCATTAAACTACGATCCCAGCTTCTCCATTGAACCTGATAACGTAGTACGAGCCATTTTCTATGGTTTGGGTTCCGATGGGACAGTTGGTGCAAATAAGAACTCAATCAAAATCATTGGCGAAGAAACAGACAACTATGCTCAAGGTTACTTCGTCTATGATTCCAAGAAATCCGGTTCTGTTACAGTTTCCCATTTGCGTTTTGGTCCACAACTGATTCGTTCGATCTACCTAGTGGATAGTGCGAATTTTGTGGCTTGTCACCAATGGGAATTCGTCGAGAAATTCGATCTGCTGGGAACTGCAAAACCCGAAGCTGTCTTTTTGCTCAACAGTCCCTACAATTCAGAAGAAACCTGGAGGCGGTTACCAGAGCGTCTGAGGGCGCAAATTCTTGAGAAGCAGTTGAAATTCTACGTTATTAATGCGTCTCAGGTGGCACGCGAGGTAGGGATGGGCCGGCACATCAACACCGTGATGCAGGTGTGTTTCTTTGCCATTGCAGGCGTGTTGCCTCGTGAAGAAGCGATCGCACGTATCAAGCAATCCATCCGCAAGACTTACGGCAAGAAGGGTGAGACGATTGTGGAAATGAACTTGAAAGCGGTCGATCGCACCCTGGATAATCTATACGAAGTGGAGTATCAGAATTATCAACAAGCTGCCATTCCCAGTCAGGTAGGAGAAGCGCCCTCCCCCGTTCCCGATACGGCCCCAGCCTTTGTTCGAGACGTACTCGGCAAGATGATGGCACGGCAGGGAGATGATCTTCCCGTGAGTGCGTTGCCGATTGATGGCACTTATCCCAGTGGTACCTCGAAATGGGAGAAGCGCAACATTGCCCAGGAAATTCCAGTGTGGGATGCTGATGTGTGCGTGCAGTGCGGCAAATGCGTGATGATGTGTCCTCATGCCGTGATACGCTCCAAAGTGTATGAACCAGAAGCACTCGAAAATGCACCGGAAACGTTTAAGAGTGCCAATGCCAAAGACCATGACTGGACGAATCTGAAATTTACGATTCAAGTGGCGGCTGAAGACTGTACGGGTTGCGGGCTTTGTGTGGATATTTGTCCGGCAAAAAATAGAGCCGAACCCAGGAAGAAAGCGATTAACATGGCTCCCCAGTTACCCTTGCGAGAACAGGAACGGGAAAACTGGGACTTCTTCCTCAACTTACCGAATCCTGATCGCAGCAAACTGAAATTGCACAAGATTGCTCAGCAACAGATGCAGGAACCGTTGTTTGAGTTCTCCGGTGCCTGTGCGGGTTGTGGTGAAACGCCCTACGTCAAACTGGTATCGCAACTGTTTGGCGATCGTATGTTAGTGGCAAATGCGACCGGATGTTCATCTATCTATGGTGGTAACTTGCCGACAACGCCCTGGACGCACAATGCAGAAGGGCGCGGGCCGGCATGGTCAAACTCCCTATTTGAAGATAATGCCGAATTTGGCTTAGGCTTCCGGGTAGCGATCGACAAGCAAATGGAGTATGCCAGAGAACTCCTGCAAGAGCTATCAAGCAGTATGAATGGCAGTTCCCCAATTCCGGTTGACTTAGCATCGGCCATTCTCAATGCAGAACAAAAGGACGAAGCCGATATCGTCGAGCAACGCGAACGGGTAGCTATCCTCAAGCAACACCTAGAAGAGTGGTGCAATCAGTTAGAGGGAGACCAAAATCTAAAATCTAAAATCCAAACTCTAAAATCCCTCGCCGATTACCTAGTCAAGAAGAGCGTCTGGTTGATTGGTGGTGACGGTTGGGCTTATGACATCGGCTATGGTGGACTCGATCACGTCATTGCCAGTGGTCGCAATGTCAACATTCTGGTGCTGGATACAGAAGTGTATTCCAATACCGGTGGGCAGATGTCCAAAGCCACACCCAGAGGTGCGGTTGCGAAGTTCGCCGCCGGAGGTAAGCCTGCACCCAAGAAAGATTTGGGACTCATGGCAATGACGTATGGCAATGTCTATGTTGCCAGTGTCGCAATGGGAGCGCGGGATGAACACACGCTCAAAGCATTCCTGGAAGCGGAATCTTACAATGGCCCTTCGTTAATCATTGCCTACTCGCACTGTGTAGCTCACGGCATTGATATGACAACGGGAATGCAGCAGCAGAAGGCGGTAGTTGAATCGGGGCGGTGGTTGCTCTACCGTTACGATCCGCGTCGGACTGAACGGGGTGAAAATCCACTGATTTTGGATTCGCGATCGCCCAAGATATCGGTTGAGCAGGCGATGTACAGCGAAAACCGCTTCAAGATGCTAACCCGCACTAAACCAGAAGATGCGAAGCGATTAGTAGAACTCGCCCAAGCTGATGTCAATACTCGTTGGCAAATGTATCAGTACTTGGCTGCACAGCACCTGGGCAAACCCAACGGGCATCATGACGGGCACACCGATGCTGGTGCCACTTCGAGCAAGCAATCCGAACCTTCCACTGCACAATAG
- a CDS encoding ATP-dependent 6-phosphofructokinase, with the protein MKTQKRIGILTSGGDCPGLNAVIRAVVSHATLTYDWEVIGIPYATQGLLEQKAIALSRHGLDLRGIDPLLSMGGTILGSINKGNTLEHADEIIASYQALALDALIAVGGDGSLSILNDLACRGNWQLVAVPKTIDNDVALTERSIGFDTAVNTITDALNRLTFTAASHDRVMIVEVMGRSTGHLALHAGIAGGADVILLPEIPYSIQGVCRTLAELRDRWAHKFAIVVVAEGAKTTNEVLSCDPALPSLTPQCGIGQYIAEQISRYSTMPIDTRVSVLGHIQRGGIPSALDRLVATTFGKAAVDLVAQGQLRQMVAWQNGRVVAVPLAEVLAHSPLPVDPNGYLVKTAQALGIYVGDVLA; encoded by the coding sequence ATGAAAACGCAAAAACGGATTGGTATTCTCACCAGTGGTGGAGACTGTCCGGGACTCAATGCCGTGATTCGGGCAGTCGTCAGCCATGCAACTCTCACCTATGATTGGGAAGTGATTGGTATTCCTTATGCTACGCAGGGTCTGCTGGAACAAAAAGCGATCGCTCTTAGTCGGCACGGTCTAGATCTGCGTGGCATCGATCCCTTACTTAGCATGGGTGGAACGATCTTAGGCAGCATCAACAAAGGAAACACGCTAGAGCATGCCGATGAAATTATTGCCAGTTATCAGGCATTAGCACTCGATGCCCTAATCGCCGTTGGTGGAGATGGTAGCTTATCCATTCTCAATGACCTTGCTTGTCGGGGAAATTGGCAACTCGTCGCTGTCCCGAAGACGATTGATAATGATGTGGCACTAACGGAACGCTCCATTGGCTTCGATACGGCGGTCAATACCATCACCGATGCCCTCAATCGTTTGACCTTTACGGCTGCCAGTCACGACCGGGTAATGATTGTAGAAGTTATGGGTCGCTCAACAGGACACTTAGCACTACATGCAGGCATTGCAGGTGGAGCGGATGTGATTTTGCTTCCCGAAATTCCCTATTCAATTCAGGGGGTTTGCCGGACTCTTGCCGAACTGCGCGATCGCTGGGCGCATAAGTTTGCCATTGTTGTAGTAGCAGAAGGCGCTAAAACAACGAACGAAGTATTGAGTTGTGACCCAGCTCTACCCAGTCTTACCCCTCAGTGCGGCATCGGTCAATACATAGCGGAGCAAATTTCTCGCTACAGTACGATGCCAATTGATACGCGGGTTTCTGTTCTGGGGCACATCCAGCGAGGCGGCATTCCTTCAGCACTAGACCGTCTGGTGGCGACAACTTTTGGCAAGGCAGCCGTAGATTTAGTTGCTCAAGGACAACTCAGACAAATGGTAGCTTGGCAAAACGGACGAGTTGTAGCTGTTCCTCTGGCGGAGGTTCTTGCTCATAGTCCCTTACCTGTAGATCCTAATGGTTATTTAGTCAAAACTGCACAAGCCTTGGGTATTTATGTTGGGGATGTTTTAGCTTGA
- a CDS encoding HypC/HybG/HupF family hydrogenase formation chaperone, whose translation MCLAVPGKVIGIEENSERNGNSSLWRTGKVSFGGIIKEVSLAYVPDVKIGDYVIVHVGFALSIVDPEEAEETLNYLEQLEVKPSPINAVLGEVSSS comes from the coding sequence ATGTGTCTTGCTGTACCCGGTAAAGTGATCGGTATTGAGGAAAATTCCGAGCGCAATGGAAACTCCTCGCTCTGGCGCACAGGTAAAGTTAGTTTTGGCGGCATTATCAAAGAAGTTAGCCTCGCCTATGTACCAGACGTAAAAATTGGGGATTACGTCATCGTGCATGTGGGTTTTGCGCTCAGTATTGTTGACCCCGAAGAAGCAGAAGAAACCTTAAATTATTTGGAGCAGCTTGAAGTTAAACCATCGCCAATTAATGCAGTACTTGGAGAAGTCTCCTCTAGTTGA
- the hypE gene encoding hydrogenase expression/formation protein HypE has translation MTGLKNFTLSCPIPIQQYPTVLLAHGGGGRLMHQLIEQMFLPIFGSPNDVQHDAAVLSISSHRIAFTTDSYVVRPLFFPGGDIGSLAVHGTVNDLAMAGARPLYLSVGFILEEGLPMETLWRVVQSIKQAADRANVKIVTGDTKVVDRGKGDGIFINTAGVGILEHNQRINPTSVQPGDIILLSGDIGRHGIAIMAVREGLEFETTIESDSAPLADLVGELLSANIEVHCLRDLTRGGLASALNEIASAANVAINIDEQKIPVREDVRGACELLGLDPLYIANEGRFIAFVPSSDAERALGVIKAYQEKMGDVKTACAIGQVREQPAKSVIVNSKIGVDHLLEMLSGEQLPRIC, from the coding sequence ATGACTGGTCTTAAAAACTTTACCCTATCCTGTCCGATTCCTATTCAGCAGTACCCAACCGTACTCCTCGCTCACGGGGGCGGTGGACGATTGATGCATCAGTTAATTGAGCAGATGTTTCTGCCGATTTTCGGCTCACCGAATGATGTTCAACATGATGCGGCTGTTTTGTCAATCTCTAGTCATCGAATCGCCTTCACCACTGATTCCTATGTGGTGCGTCCTCTATTCTTTCCTGGTGGTGATATTGGTTCGCTAGCCGTTCATGGCACAGTCAACGATCTGGCAATGGCAGGCGCACGCCCACTCTATCTCAGCGTGGGTTTCATTCTAGAAGAAGGACTGCCAATGGAAACGCTATGGCGCGTTGTCCAATCCATCAAACAAGCTGCCGATCGCGCCAACGTCAAGATTGTGACAGGTGACACTAAAGTGGTCGATCGCGGAAAAGGAGACGGTATTTTTATCAACACCGCAGGTGTTGGCATTCTTGAACACAACCAGAGAATTAATCCCACCTCAGTTCAACCTGGGGATATCATTCTCTTGAGTGGAGATATTGGCAGACATGGAATTGCCATTATGGCAGTGCGTGAAGGATTGGAGTTTGAAACAACTATTGAAAGTGATTCAGCTCCTCTAGCTGATTTGGTAGGTGAACTTCTAAGTGCGAACATCGAAGTTCACTGCTTGCGGGATTTAACACGAGGTGGGCTAGCCAGCGCGCTGAATGAAATTGCCTCAGCCGCGAATGTAGCAATTAACATTGACGAACAAAAAATTCCCGTGCGTGAGGATGTTCGGGGAGCCTGTGAACTCTTGGGACTCGACCCGCTATATATTGCAAATGAAGGACGATTCATCGCATTTGTCCCATCTTCCGATGCAGAACGGGCATTGGGAGTTATAAAAGCTTATCAGGAAAAGATGGGAGACGTAAAAACGGCTTGTGCGATCGGTCAGGTAAGAGAGCAACCTGCTAAATCTGTCATTGTGAACAGCAAAATTGGAGTCGATCACCTCCTGGAAATGTTGAGCGGTGAACAGCTTCCTAGAATTTGCTGA
- the hypF gene encoding carbamoyltransferase HypF: MVTTASGFIQNSTKRRLCLAVEGIVQGVGFRPFVYGLAKDVGVVGWVKNTDRGVSIDIEGTIEQLQVFQKRLEQDKPPHAFLQHIETEWMSLAGYTDFDIRPSDAADSSISTPKSALILPDLATCPACLHEIYDPANRRYRYPFTNCTHCGPRFSILRSLPYDRPNTTMQQFQMCPECRAEYQNPLDRRFHAQPNACPTCGPHLELWDRQGKTLASHDQALLQTANAIRQGKILAIKGLGGFHLVVDAGNETAVRTLRDRKRRPDKPLALMYPSLELIREHCQVSEEEEKLLCSSEAPIVLLQSKIQNLKSKIAPSVAPGNPDLGVMLPYTPLHHLLLSELGFPIVATSGNLSSEPICTDELDALNRLQNIADLFLVHDRPIARPVDDSIVRVVGEQPIVLHEHFKPHPSPPLTKGREQEVSPLTKGGLRGVSSIRAGGLIVLRRARGYAPFPITPPSKLTSHDSSIILAVGAHLKNTVALYLNHQILMSQHLGDLDNLSTIDRFQEAIHHLLNIYEVQPVAIATDAHPDYYSTQFANALIELNAQSKQATEQKRFPSALCPLPSAFRTSTPVIPVQHHYAHVLSCMVDNQLEPPVLGIAWDGTGYGLDGTIWGGEFLNIPANGFERTAHLRSFPLPGGEQAVKEPRRCALGLLYECFGNRAFEMVELAPLQAFSPQELKVLQTMLQRGLNTPKTSSAGRLFDAIAALLGLCQQASFEGQAAMQLEFAPNGFKTNETYPYELLCPVDSPMILDYSPMLNAILDDIHEQISQEIVAAKFHNTLIEGMVAIAKRVGVEQIVLTGGCFQNCYLLECAIARLNREGFSIYWHHRIPTNDGGIAAGQIMAALRVLQNQS; this comes from the coding sequence ATGGTGACGACAGCATCAGGATTTATACAAAACTCAACCAAACGTCGGCTGTGCTTGGCTGTAGAAGGCATCGTGCAGGGAGTCGGCTTTCGCCCATTCGTTTACGGCTTGGCAAAAGACGTGGGGGTTGTGGGTTGGGTGAAAAATACCGATCGCGGAGTCTCGATCGATATTGAGGGGACTATCGAACAGCTTCAGGTTTTCCAGAAACGACTGGAGCAAGACAAACCGCCTCATGCATTTTTACAGCACATAGAAACTGAGTGGATGAGTCTTGCGGGATACACCGATTTTGACATTCGTCCATCAGATGCGGCTGATTCCTCAATCTCAACTCCTAAATCTGCACTGATTCTGCCCGATCTGGCAACCTGTCCAGCCTGTCTGCACGAAATTTACGATCCTGCCAACCGTCGCTATCGCTATCCTTTCACCAATTGTACGCACTGCGGCCCTCGCTTCAGCATCTTGCGATCGCTCCCTTACGATCGCCCCAACACCACGATGCAGCAATTTCAGATGTGTCCGGAGTGTCGTGCAGAGTACCAGAACCCGTTAGATCGACGCTTTCATGCTCAACCCAATGCTTGCCCAACTTGTGGCCCCCATTTAGAACTTTGGGATCGTCAAGGTAAGACATTAGCAAGCCATGATCAGGCATTACTGCAAACGGCCAATGCAATTCGTCAGGGTAAAATTCTGGCAATTAAGGGATTAGGCGGATTCCATCTGGTTGTGGATGCTGGCAATGAGACTGCCGTGAGAACGCTGCGCGATCGCAAACGGCGACCTGATAAGCCACTCGCGTTAATGTATCCTTCATTAGAGCTAATCCGCGAACACTGTCAGGTTTCGGAAGAGGAAGAAAAATTACTGTGTTCTTCAGAAGCACCGATTGTTCTTCTTCAATCTAAAATCCAAAATCTAAAATCCAAAATTGCTCCCTCTGTTGCTCCCGGCAATCCCGATTTAGGGGTGATGCTACCGTACACGCCGTTGCATCATCTCTTGCTGTCGGAACTCGGTTTTCCGATTGTCGCGACGAGTGGAAATCTTTCTAGCGAACCGATTTGTACGGATGAATTGGATGCACTGAACCGATTACAGAATATTGCCGATTTGTTCTTAGTTCACGATCGCCCGATTGCTCGTCCTGTTGATGATTCCATCGTGCGGGTGGTTGGCGAGCAACCCATTGTTCTGCATGAACACTTTAAACCCCACCCCAGCCCTCCCCTTACTAAGGGGAGGGAGCAAGAAGTTTCCCCCCTTACTAAGGGGGGATTAAGGGGGGTTAGCTCGATTCGCGCAGGAGGCTTAATCGTTCTGCGTCGTGCCAGAGGCTATGCTCCCTTTCCAATTACACCGCCATCGAAATTAACCTCTCATGATTCATCCATCATCCTCGCTGTTGGCGCTCATTTAAAAAATACCGTTGCCCTGTATCTCAATCATCAAATTTTGATGAGCCAGCATCTCGGCGATCTTGATAATTTATCAACAATCGATCGCTTTCAAGAAGCAATTCACCATCTACTTAATATCTATGAGGTTCAGCCCGTTGCGATCGCAACTGATGCTCATCCAGACTACTACTCGACTCAATTTGCCAATGCTTTGATTGAACTGAATGCACAGAGCAAGCAGGCAACTGAACAGAAACGCTTTCCTTCTGCCCTCTGCCCTCTGCCATCTGCCTTTCGTACTTCTACACCTGTAATTCCAGTGCAGCATCACTATGCTCATGTCCTTTCTTGCATGGTGGACAATCAACTGGAACCCCCCGTGTTGGGAATTGCTTGGGATGGAACGGGTTATGGCTTAGACGGCACGATTTGGGGAGGTGAGTTTCTCAACATTCCAGCTAACGGATTTGAACGAACGGCTCATCTGCGATCGTTCCCATTACCTGGAGGGGAACAGGCAGTCAAAGAACCTCGACGATGCGCTTTGGGATTGCTCTACGAATGCTTTGGAAATCGGGCGTTTGAAATGGTGGAGTTAGCCCCTCTCCAAGCCTTTTCGCCGCAAGAACTTAAAGTCTTGCAGACCATGTTACAACGAGGGCTGAATACTCCAAAAACATCCAGTGCCGGACGCTTGTTTGATGCGATCGCTGCCTTGTTGGGGCTATGTCAGCAAGCGAGTTTTGAAGGACAAGCCGCAATGCAACTGGAGTTTGCGCCTAATGGCTTCAAGACGAATGAAACCTATCCGTATGAGCTGCTGTGTCCTGTGGACTCTCCTATGATTCTCGATTATTCACCGATGCTCAATGCCATTCTCGATGACATTCACGAGCAGATTTCTCAAGAGATCGTGGCGGCCAAGTTTCACAATACTTTAATTGAGGGAATGGTGGCGATCGCTAAGCGAGTCGGTGTTGAACAAATTGTGTTAACGGGCGGTTGTTTTCAAAATTGTTATCTACTAGAATGTGCGATCGCTCGACTCAATAGAGAAGGTTTCTCAATTTATTGGCATCACCGAATTCCCACCAATGACGGAGGCATTGCGGCTGGACAAATTATGGCGGCGTTACGAGTATTGCAAAATCAATCATGA
- the hypD gene encoding hydrogenase formation protein HypD: MKFVDEYRDAQLAQQYAEAIASIATRPWSIMEICGGQTHSIVKFGIDTLLPKTITLIHGPGCPVCVTSAEIIDEAIALAALPNVIFCSFGDMLRVPGSAISDAASTPSDLLTVKASGGDVRMVYSPLDALKIAQNNPDKQVVFFAVGFETTAPATAMAVYQAYQQGVTNFSLLVSHVLVPPAMEAILSSPTCQVQGFLAAGHVCTVMGYREYEAIAPKYRVPIVVTGFEPIDILQGIYFCLKQLEEGRAEVENQYARSVRRQGNEAAQHLIQDVFEVVPRCWRGLGEISQSGLGLREQYAPFDVHNKGLLPISPSPHPPMSSECISGLILQGIRKPHDCPAFGSRCTPEHPLGAPMVSSEGACAAYYRYRQRSPITVS, encoded by the coding sequence ATGAAATTTGTTGACGAATATCGGGACGCCCAACTAGCTCAGCAGTATGCTGAAGCGATCGCCTCCATCGCCACCCGTCCCTGGAGCATCATGGAAATCTGTGGGGGACAAACTCACTCAATTGTTAAATTTGGCATTGATACTCTTTTACCCAAAACAATTACCTTAATTCATGGGCCGGGGTGTCCCGTATGCGTCACATCGGCTGAGATTATTGATGAAGCGATCGCACTAGCTGCCCTACCGAACGTTATCTTCTGCTCGTTTGGGGACATGCTGCGCGTACCTGGCTCGGCGATTAGTGATGCCGCCTCTACTCCCTCCGATTTACTCACCGTTAAAGCATCGGGTGGGGATGTCCGCATGGTTTATTCTCCATTGGATGCGCTGAAAATCGCCCAAAACAATCCTGACAAGCAAGTTGTGTTTTTTGCAGTTGGGTTTGAAACAACTGCCCCAGCAACCGCAATGGCAGTCTATCAGGCGTACCAACAGGGTGTAACCAACTTTTCACTGCTGGTGTCTCATGTGCTGGTTCCTCCAGCAATGGAAGCGATTTTATCCTCTCCAACGTGCCAGGTACAGGGCTTTCTGGCGGCAGGACACGTCTGCACGGTAATGGGGTATCGAGAGTATGAAGCGATCGCGCCCAAGTATCGGGTTCCAATTGTAGTCACAGGATTTGAACCTATTGACATTTTGCAAGGAATATACTTTTGTCTTAAACAACTGGAAGAGGGCAGAGCAGAAGTCGAAAATCAGTATGCGCGATCGGTTCGCAGACAGGGCAATGAAGCAGCACAGCATCTCATCCAGGACGTGTTTGAAGTAGTCCCCCGCTGCTGGCGCGGCTTGGGTGAGATTTCTCAAAGCGGGTTAGGACTGCGCGAACAGTATGCCCCCTTCGATGTTCACAACAAAGGACTCCTCCCCATCTCGCCATCTCCCCATCCCCCCATGTCCTCGGAATGCATCAGCGGACTCATCCTGCAAGGCATCCGCAAACCGCATGATTGTCCAGCATTTGGCAGTCGCTGTACTCCAGAACATCCCTTAGGGGCACCGATGGTTTCTTCAGAAGGAGCCTGCGCTGCCTACTACCGCTACCGACAGCGATCGCCAATAACCGTTAGCTAG